TTATCAGTAGTAAGCACTCGCTATCAGTATGATGTCGCTGATATAGCCTATTACTCTAGCGTCTCACCTGATTTACCCAGCCCGCAGACCGATGTACTACAGACGTGGTCGCCGTTAACGGTGTTTAACCACATACAGCCGCCTCTGCCGAGTTTCCCCTCGGCTTTTGCGATCGCGGGTGGGTTGGCGTTGCGTCCTGAGGATGTCTGACTATGCTGCTGATTAATCTTTTACCCTGGCGCAAAATCCGGATGCGCCAGCGGGCACGCCGTTGGTTAGGGCTATTGTGGCTACAGACAGGGTTGATGCTATGTCTTATCGCCGCGAGCTATCTGTTTTGGCAGCACAAACAGCAACGTGCACAGGATGAACTCAATGTAGCGGTGGCCCAGCAACAGCAACTGATGGCGCTGTATCAGCAAACACATCAGGCGCGGGAAACACTACGCCGCTATCAGGCGCAAGAACACGCTGAGGTGAGAGTCCGATATGACAATCGTCGTAACCTCCACTTGCTCGATCAGCTTGCAGGCATGATGCCTGCACGCCTGTGGCTGACGGAAATGGCCGACCGCGGCTCGCATCTGCTGCTTTCCGGCGTGAGTGAAAATTATCACGATATCATTACGCTACAGCACGCGTTATTACGCCATGCTTCCGTCGAACGCGTACAACTGCTCCAGACGTCCCGAGAGCGTGGTGTGAATACTGGGCTGCGCTTTTCCTTTCAGGCCAACTGGCGCGATGCAGACGCTTCCCCGCGGGAGGAAGGCCATGATTAATCAAACGATGTTGATTGACGTCGTGATGAATCAGCCTGGGCTAGTGAATAAACCACTCTGGCAGCAGTTGGCGCTTCAATTGGCGTTTGTCGCCGCTGCTGGGCTGCTATCTGGTTGGTTCCTCATCGGTGAAGTACGGCAGACGGTAATTGGCATAGAAGAGCAAACCGTTCAGGCGCGTCTGGATAGACAAGATGTCCAGCAAAAGCTTGACGCGATGCCGTTACTGTCGGTGCTACGCGAGCAATTAGCGGAGAAAACCGCGCAAGACGATCCCTTTCAGCCTGACAGACTGGCACAGCTTATCGTTGAGCCTCTGTCACAGGCAGGGGCTTCGCTTCTATCCTGGCAGCCCGCTCCGCCTCACGCAGGGGGCTCTCATCAGGAACGTTGGCAATTGGCATTTAGTGCGAATTACACGGGCGTGTTGCAGGTGCTTCGTGAACTGGCGGCGTTACCTTATGTGCTGCGAATAACGCAACTGACCGTAAAACCTGATGCCGTTCCAACGGCGGCGTCGTCAGAATTACCACGGTTACAGGTTGAGCTGTCGCTAATCAGGCCGGAGGGAATGCTATGAGTCATATCTCGATCCGTATCGCATTGATATTGCTCTTAGTGCCTCATGGCGTGCAGGCAGAAACGCTTGCAGAACGCATCGATCCTTTTCAACCTCTGGCGGCTGCGCGTTGTCTGCCCTCAGCGACGCCACCGTGGCAGCTAAAAGGCGTGATTGGCTCTGGCGAGCGCTGGGTTGGCTGGCTAACTCAGCCGGAGGTCGGTTGGATCAAGCTGACAAGTGGCGAAACGATTCCCCCTGGATACTGGCTAGTCAGCCAATTGGATAAATCAGGTGCCAGGCTTGTTCTGACCGCGAGGGAGGCCGGTTGTGACGGCCAGCAGGCGAGCCTGTTGCTGGCTTCACCATTTATTAATAA
The window above is part of the Pectobacterium araliae genome. Proteins encoded here:
- a CDS encoding PilN domain-containing protein, producing MLLINLLPWRKIRMRQRARRWLGLLWLQTGLMLCLIAASYLFWQHKQQRAQDELNVAVAQQQQLMALYQQTHQARETLRRYQAQEHAEVRVRYDNRRNLHLLDQLAGMMPARLWLTEMADRGSHLLLSGVSENYHDIITLQHALLRHASVERVQLLQTSRERGVNTGLRFSFQANWRDADASPREEGHD
- a CDS encoding DUF2531 family protein, whose protein sequence is MSHISIRIALILLLVPHGVQAETLAERIDPFQPLAAARCLPSATPPWQLKGVIGSGERWVGWLTQPEVGWIKLTSGETIPPGYWLVSQLDKSGARLVLTAREAGCDGQQASLLLASPFINKPKE